From one Microbulbifer sp. A4B17 genomic stretch:
- a CDS encoding alpha/beta hydrolase, with the protein MKIIRLLVVSILSICCQLAIAGSAEPTTFTRPGILSYNFYSDLLEREYVIDVMLPLSYTPENTDRYPVIYMTDGFLHFPMTAPNLIQEQVPDEFGNVKMPPVILVGISHAFDGQNFAQRVMDFTPVPGVIKDTELGGGADYFLEFIEEELKPFINNNFKGNEEDETLVGHSLGGLLALHALFNHTNSFDRYVIGSPSIWWADKQILDSELAYAERNADLGKSVYLFIGGEETCSEIDSVCAVKDFSQLVKRLKSRNYNSLTLRKRVFDNENHGSVVNPGYDRGIEKVFRTNVLPRKYSF; encoded by the coding sequence ATGAAAATAATTAGATTATTAGTGGTGAGTATTCTCAGCATCTGCTGCCAACTGGCAATAGCCGGCAGTGCCGAGCCTACGACTTTCACTCGCCCAGGGATATTGTCTTACAATTTCTACTCGGATTTACTCGAACGCGAGTACGTCATCGATGTAATGCTGCCCCTCTCATATACCCCGGAAAATACCGATCGCTACCCAGTCATTTATATGACCGATGGCTTTCTGCACTTCCCCATGACAGCCCCCAACCTTATCCAGGAACAGGTACCCGATGAGTTTGGCAATGTCAAAATGCCTCCTGTAATTCTGGTAGGCATATCCCACGCCTTCGACGGCCAGAATTTCGCCCAACGAGTAATGGACTTCACCCCCGTACCCGGTGTAATCAAAGATACCGAACTCGGTGGAGGCGCAGATTACTTTCTGGAATTTATTGAAGAAGAGCTCAAACCCTTTATCAATAACAATTTTAAAGGCAATGAAGAAGATGAAACCCTGGTCGGCCATTCCCTGGGTGGGCTTCTGGCTCTCCATGCACTTTTTAACCACACCAATAGCTTTGACCGATATGTCATTGGAAGCCCCAGCATTTGGTGGGCCGATAAGCAAATTTTAGATAGTGAATTGGCCTATGCAGAGCGCAATGCCGATTTGGGGAAAAGCGTGTATTTATTTATTGGTGGTGAAGAGACCTGCAGTGAAATCGACTCAGTTTGCGCAGTAAAAGACTTCTCTCAACTAGTAAAAAGACTGAAGTCCCGTAACTACAATAGCCTTACTCTAAGAAAGCGTGTATTTGATAACGAGAATCACGGTAGTGTTGTTAACCCAGGCTATGATCGAGGGATAGAAAAGGTATTTAGGACTAATGTATTACCTAGAAAATATTCCTTCTAA